Proteins encoded by one window of Pelecanus crispus isolate bPelCri1 chromosome 8, bPelCri1.pri, whole genome shotgun sequence:
- the RNF44 gene encoding LOW QUALITY PROTEIN: RING finger protein 44 (The sequence of the model RefSeq protein was modified relative to this genomic sequence to represent the inferred CDS: inserted 2 bases in 1 codon; deleted 2 bases in 1 codon), with translation MAAERDTPGHVGRARTALPSPSRQARAPPGPPSVVTRSGASRRRFLKGQAPPACPGPPRRPRSPAPRKTKRHRKQRRRGGGRPGGGREAGXGGRAGGGRAGGQARARRRRTKSGGRGRGRRSGTGAAAQAIGAGSEVLVSRPAWSLRSRVPIRLPTSPMRPWELAVNRRPPSAPFNQHRFSGGPCSSPDHLRRSPPARRQWGRRDRPLATLLGQDEPQLHPAFPQQPHIPVDEPRAYALPSTPPRMLHPAAHPPHQNPFMVDLHDQVHQGPVPLSYTVTTVTTQGFPIHAGQHIPGCSTQQLPACSVMFSGQHYPLCCLPPPLIQACAMQQLPVSYQTFPPIISSDHYILHPPPPPVPPHQPPHMAPLGQFVPLQAQHPRMPLQRIDNDVDLRGEQHPIAGFTYPPSHHAPTLSPSVPLHYLPPDPLHQELPFGVPYPHMMPRRLNTQRYRLQQALPPPPPPPPPPPYYPSFLPYFLSMLPVSPTAVGPTISLDLDVDDVEMENYEALLNLAERLGEAKPRGLTKADIEHLPSYRFNPESHQSEQTLCVVCFSDFEARQLLRVLPCNHEFHAKCVDKWLKANRTCPICRADASEVQREAD, from the exons ATGGCTGCGGAGCGTGACACGCCTGGTCACGTGGGTCGCGCGCGCACCGCGCTGCCCTCCCCCTCCCGCCAG GCGCGCGCGCCCCCGGGGCCTCCGAGTGTTGTGACTCGGTCCGGTGCGTCCCGCCGCCGGTTCTTAAAGGGGCAGGCACCCCCCGC ctgccccggccccccgcggcggccccgcagccccgcgccgcggAAAACAAAGAGGCACCGGAAacagcggcggcggggagggggccggcccggcggggggcgggaggcggg gggagggagggccggcggcgggcgggcgggggggcaggcCCGGGCCCGGCGTCGGCGAACAAAgagcggcgggagggggcgggggcgcCGCAGCGGCACCGGAGCGGCGGCCCAGGCCATCGGTGCAG GATCCGAGGTGCTGGTATCTcgccctgcctggagcctgaGGTCCCGCGTGCCCATCCGCCTCCCGACGTCACCAATGCGACCATGGGAACTGGCAGTGAATAGGCGGCCACCCTCTGCCCCTTTCAACCAGCACCGTTTCTCGGGGggaccctgcagcagccccgaCCACCTCCGGCGAAG cccccctgccaGGCGTCAGTGGGGACGACGCGACCGACCTCTGGCAACCCTGCTGGGCCAGGATGAGCCCCAGCTGCAtcctgccttcccccagcaGCCGCACATCCCTGTAGATGAGCCCCGCGCCTACGCTCTCCCCAGCACGCCGCCACGAATGCTTCACCCGGCCGCTCACCCGCCCCACCAGAACCCATTCATGGTGGATCTGCATGACCAG GTGCACCAGGGACCCGTCCCTCTCTCCTACACGGTTACCACCGTCACGACGCAAGGCTTCCCCATCCACGCCGGCCAGCACATCCCTgggtgcagcacccagcagctcccagcatgcTCAGTGATGTTCAGTGGACAGCACTACCCGCTCTGCTGCCTCCCGCCCCCG CTGATCCAGGCATGCGCCATGCAACAGCTCCCCGTCTCCTACCAGACGTTCCCCCCCATCATCTCCAGCGACCATTAcatcctgcacccccccccaccgccaGTGCCCCCGCACCAGCCGCCCCACATGGCCCCCCTGGGGCAGTTTGTACCTCTCCAAGCCCAGCACCCGCGCATG CCTCTGCAGAGGATAGACAATGACGTGGACCTGCGAGGGGAGCAGCACCCCATCGCAGGCTTCACGTACCCCCCGTCCCACCACGCTCCCACACTGTCCCCCTCCGTGCCGCTGCATTACCTCCCCCCCGACCCGCTGCACCAAGAACTGCCATTTGGCGTG CCATACCCCCACATGATGCCCCGGCGGCTGAACACCCAGCGGTACCGGCTGCAGCAGGCGCTgccccctccgccgccccctccgccgccccccccgtACTACCCGAGCTTCCTGCCCTACTTCCT CTCTATGCTTCCCGTGTCGCCGACGGCCGTGGGGCCCACAATCAGCTTAGACCTGGACGTGGATGATGTGGAGATGGAGAATTATGAG GCGCTGCTGAACCTGGCCGAGCGGCTGGGGGAGGCCAAGCCGCGGGGACTCACCAAAGCAGACATTGAGCACCTCCCATCCTACCGCTTCAACCCTGAGAGCCACCAGTCTGAGCAGACCCT GTGCGTCGTGTGCTTCAGCGACTTCGAGGCCCGGCAGCTTCTCCGCGTCCTGCCCTGCAACCACGAGTTCCACGCCAAGTGTGTCGACAAATGGTTAAAG GCGAACCGCACATGCCCCATCTGCCGGGCGGACGCGTCGGAGGTGCAGCGGGAGGCGGACTGA